From Miscanthus floridulus cultivar M001 chromosome 15, ASM1932011v1, whole genome shotgun sequence, the proteins below share one genomic window:
- the LOC136507040 gene encoding uncharacterized protein, with product MEAYCKLVRHLEDRFDGLELNLIARRFNEDADELAKMASARAPVPPNIFARDLHEPSISHVSAAYEGPPIEPTKGSEAPSITETSAAEPEVMEINTEPPEAGQGTDWRILFLDHLVRGELPSDRTEA from the coding sequence atggaggcgtactgcaagctggtacgCCACCTTGAAGACAGgttcgacggcctcgagctcaaccTCATTGCGCGGAGATTCAACGAGGACGCggatgaactagcaaagatggcgtcggcacgggccccggtccctccgaacatcttcgctagagacctccacgaACCCTCCATCAGCCACGTCTCGGCGGCATACGAGGGCCCACCAATCGAGCCCACCAAAGGATCCGAGGCTCCCTCTATCACCGAGACCTCcgcggccgagcccgaggtcatggaaatcaatacagagcctcccgaggccggCCAAGGTACGGACTGGCGGATCCTGTTCCTTGAtcacctcgttcgaggagagcttccctcagacaggaccgaagcctga
- the LOC136507041 gene encoding uncharacterized protein, giving the protein MAPTNQPFTLHSILEKDKLNRTNYADWIRNLRIVLRAEKKEDILDTPLPIEPADNAPAAEKNAYKKACDVDLEVSCLMLACMEPDLQMQFDNNHAAYDMIVALNDMFQTQARTKRFNVSKAFVETKLAEGAAVGPQVIKMVGYTQRLEKLCFPIGQELATDFILAPLPPSYGNFISNYHMHGAEKDLNELCGMLKTAETDIKKGAGSSHVMAVQNKPRFKKRGNSWKKKKGKAKGENSKPNPPAPKAGPTADTECYHCKGKCHWKRNCKLYLESMKDSGGKGNDKKSKHGKGRS; this is encoded by the exons ATGGCGCCTACgaatcaaccatttactttgcattcaattcttgagaaagataagttgaatagaacaaactatgcggattggatccgcaacctgagaattgttctcagggctgagaaaaaggaagatattctagacaccccattacCTATAGAGCCTGCTGATAATGCACctgctgctgagaaaaacgcttACAAGAAGGCATGTGATGTtgatcttgaagtgagttgccttatgcttgcttgtatggaaccagatCTGCAGATGCAGTTTGACAACAACCATGCAGCGTATGATATGATCGTGGCACTCAATGATATGTTCCAGACTCAAGCCAGGACTAaaaggttcaatgtctcaaaggcttttgttgaaaccaagctagcagagggcGCAGCAGTAGGGCCACAAGTGATCAAGatggttggttacactcagaggttggagaagctgTGCTTCCCAATTGGCCAAGAGTTAGCTACTGATTTCATTCTCGCGCCTCTTCCACCTAGCTATGGGAACTTCATCTcgaactaccatatgcatggggcggAGAAGGACTTGAATGAATTGTGTGGCATGCTTAAAACTGCAGAGACTGATatcaagaaaggtgctggcagtagccatgtgatggcggtcCAAAATAAGCCCCGATTTAAAAAGAGgggcaattcttggaagaagaagaagggcaaggcTAAAGGTGAGAactctaagccaaacccacctgCGCCCAAGGCTGGACCAACTGCTGACACTGAATGCTATCATTGTAAGGGGAAATGTCACTGGAAGAGGAACTGCAAGCTGTACTTAGAATCCATGAAGGATAGCGGCGGTAAAG ggaatgataagaagtCGAAGCatggaaaagggagaagttga